One segment of Hemicordylus capensis ecotype Gifberg chromosome 8, rHemCap1.1.pri, whole genome shotgun sequence DNA contains the following:
- the LOC128333929 gene encoding pulmonary surfactant-associated protein C-like isoform X2 has product MQTSSKEALLAEAPPDYSASPRLPGLPCKKMLIVVVVVVVIVLVVLGFLLMGLHISEKHTETVLQMTIQGLDGKTSPQHLSMSRKEQVATFQVNGNLNSSATVVYDYSNTKLLKPSLKQSEEEGGHPAPLADRSALGTTLNILCSHLPVYWA; this is encoded by the exons ATgcagaccagcagcaaggaggccCTTCTGGCGGAGGCCCCACCG GATTATTCAGCATCTCCCAGGCTCCCTGGACTGCCTTGCAAGAAGATGCTGAttgtcgtggtggtggtggtggtgatcgtTCTGGTTGTCCTGGGATTCCTTCTGATGGGGCTGCATATATCGGAGAAGCATACGGAAACG GTCCTGCAAATGACCATTCAAGGTCTGGATGGGAAGACCTCCCCACAACACCTTTCCATGAGCCGGAAGGAACAGGTGGCAACGTTCCAAGTCAACGGGAACCTTAACTCTTCTGCCACGGTGGTGTACGACTACAGTAAT ACCAAGCTTCTCAAACCATCCCTCAAACAGAGCGAAGAGGAAGGAGGACACCCTGCGCCACTGGCCGACCGTTCAGCCCTGGGCACCACCCTTAACATCCTTTGCAGCCACCTCCCTGTCTACTGGGCTTAG
- the LOC128333929 gene encoding pulmonary surfactant-associated protein C-like isoform X1, with the protein MQTSSKEALLAEAPPDYSASPRLPGLPCKKMLIVVVVVVVIVLVVLGFLLMGLHISEKHTETVLQMTIQGLDGKTSPQHLSMSRKEQVATFQVNGNLNSSATVVYDYSNLLIGYRSWPGQSCHVTRMNKEDIQGLEAVAKVFQQAQTKLLKPSLKQSEEEGGHPAPLADRSALGTTLNILCSHLPVYWA; encoded by the exons ATgcagaccagcagcaaggaggccCTTCTGGCGGAGGCCCCACCG GATTATTCAGCATCTCCCAGGCTCCCTGGACTGCCTTGCAAGAAGATGCTGAttgtcgtggtggtggtggtggtgatcgtTCTGGTTGTCCTGGGATTCCTTCTGATGGGGCTGCATATATCGGAGAAGCATACGGAAACG GTCCTGCAAATGACCATTCAAGGTCTGGATGGGAAGACCTCCCCACAACACCTTTCCATGAGCCGGAAGGAACAGGTGGCAACGTTCCAAGTCAACGGGAACCTTAACTCTTCTGCCACGGTGGTGTACGACTACAGTAAT CTCCTGATCGGCTACAGATCCTGGCCAGGACAATCCTGCCACGTCACCAGGATGAACAAGGAGGACATCCAGGGTCTGGAGGCTGTGGCCAAGGTGTTCCAGCAGGCCCAG ACCAAGCTTCTCAAACCATCCCTCAAACAGAGCGAAGAGGAAGGAGGACACCCTGCGCCACTGGCCGACCGTTCAGCCCTGGGCACCACCCTTAACATCCTTTGCAGCCACCTCCCTGTCTACTGGGCTTAG